One Aegilops tauschii subsp. strangulata cultivar AL8/78 chromosome 7, Aet v6.0, whole genome shotgun sequence genomic window carries:
- the LOC109772668 gene encoding uncharacterized protein, whose amino-acid sequence MAEASNGRTSKVKKAVVEEKREPKNKGKASNAQSSNGAQGSDNRELKRTIEDLVGKINTLNVDIEASQKLIEKMTREKNKVGEEITKQQKKKTETGTEIEELDLKKGELVGKKGKLGEDIRNLDLQKEELVKEKRKLRQDIENLDLKKKELVDENRKLGEDITELEKKEIMTQTEIATLNKAETELVVKKGNFAKELDEKIKMRFDNLEKGKQEVVEENQELIKDKRKLAKDNEKLRKDNEKLKKDKEELVGQEGKTREEMQKRYDKLQDKYDGRCCSCCSIC is encoded by the exons ATG GCAGAGGCATCGAATGGGCGAACTTCAAAGGTCAAGAAAGCAGTGGTGGAGGAGAAGCGAGAACCCAAGAACAAG GGAAAGGCATCGAATGCCCAAAGTTCGAATGGCGCACAAGGCTCTGACAACAGAGAACTAAAGAGGACTATTGAAGACCTGGTGGGCAAGATTAACACACTGAATGTTGACATTGAAGCATCCCAGAAGCTCATCGAGAAAATGACCAGGGAGAAAAATAAAGTGGGAGAGGAGATCACAAAGCAGCAGAAGAAGAAAACGGAGACGGGAACAGAGATTGAAGAGCTGGACTTGAAGAAAGGAGAGTTGGTGGGGAAGAAAGGAAAGCTGGGAGAGGATATTAGAAATCTAGACCTGCAGAAAGAAGAACTCGTGAAGGAGAAAAGAAAGCTGCGACAGGATATTGAAAATCTAGACTTGAAGAAAAAAGAACTGGTGGATGAGAATAGAAAGCTGGGAGAGGATATCACAGAGCTGGAGAAGAAGGAAATAATGACTCAAACTGAGATTGCAACTCTGAATAAGGCGGAAACTGAACTGGTGGTGAAGAAAGGAAACTTTGCGAAGGAGCTAGACGAGAAAATAAAGATGAGGTTTGATAACCTGGAGAAGGGGAAGCAGGAAGTGGTGGAGGAGAATCAGGAGCTGATTAAGGACAAAAGGAAGCTGGCCAAGGACAACGAGAAACTGAGGAAGGACAACGAGAAACTCAAGAAGGACAAAGAGGAGCTGGTGGGTCAAGAAGGAAAGACGAGAGAGGAGATGCAAAAGAGGTACGACAAGCTGCAGGACAAATACGATGGGAGATGCTGCAGCTGTTGCTCAATTTGTTAA
- the LOC109772675 gene encoding receptor-like cytoplasmic kinase 176, with protein MANCLRRQSTTMPVTPRSEGDIRQQADLRSFAFKDLKEATMNFRPDSALGQGRSGSVFKGWVDETTFAPASRAAGMPIVVKILEQKDFQGHIDWLAEVNRLGQLSLPNLAKLLGYCLGDHYLLLVYEFIPQGSLENHLFGRGSNLQSLSWDLRMKVALGAAKGLVFLHSDKANISYGDFRTSHILLDSSYNAKLSDFGMPKDEPTVDKSFYIDELPSYNAKRLSDLGLSTGNTAEGDVHSFGVMLLKILTGRRRLDRNRPYSEQDLVEWARPHLRSKRQISHILDARLGGQYSLSGAQKAAWLARKCLSGNLSVRPSMEQMVAALEQLQDTKETAVSDQGKESGGGACGFVCHGFASLYRRGKDWTYERAFRLCPKLAPARPVTARLDRIMERAETMDKEKGKASGKEKEKERTLDSIMKIKLPVSGIQKGNGKGNAAATMRLPKKLANDSSNVPIAELLYRVKKKPPPRRLPDPTGAGVRAVIAVASGSTNYYEREATSSQERDEDEEENVENIKLPKIVNVGDNNNWLLALSALRLLFIQESYKVVGYTHCIPN; from the exons ATGGCAAACTGCTTACGGAGACAGTCGACAACAATGCCTGTAACCCCTAGGAGCGAGGGCGATATCCGCCAGCAGGCCGACCTCCGGAGCTTCGCCTTCAAGGACCTCAAGGAAGCCACCATGAACTTCCGGCCGGACAGCGCGCTCGGCCAGGGCAGGTCCGGATCGGTGTTCAAAGGGTGGGTCGACGAGACCACCTTTGCTCCGGCCAGCCGTGCCGCCGGTATGCCCATCGTTGTCAAAATACTCGAGCAGAAAGACTTCCAAGGCCACATTGACTGGCTG GCTGAAGTGAATCGCCTTGGCCAATTGTCGCTACCCAATCTGGCGAAGCTTCTAGGGTACTGCCTCGGAGACCATTATCTGCTCCTCGTTTATGAGTTCATACCGCAAGGAAGCTTGGAGAATCATCTTTTCGGTA GGGGCTCAAATTTACAATCACTGTCATGGGATCTGAGGATGAAGGTTGCTCTTGGGGCAGCCAAGGGCCTCGTGTTCCTCCATAGCGACAAGGCCAATATCAGCTACGGTGATTTCAG GACCTCGCATATTCTTCTTGACTcg AGCTACAATGCGAAGCTGTCCGATTTTGGGATGCCGAAGGATGAACCAACCGTTGATAAGAGCTTttatattgatgaattgccgAGCTACAATGCAAAAAGGTTGTCTGATCTTGGGTTGTCGACCGGTAATACAg CAGAGGGTGATGTGCATAGCTTCggggtgatgctgctgaagataCTAACCGGCCGGCGCCGACTGGATAGGAACCGGCCTTACAGTGAGCAAGACCTTGTGGAGTGGGCGCGGCCGCACCTGAGGAGCAAGCGCCAGATCTCCCACATCCTGGACGCGCGGCTGGGCGGTCAGTACTCCCTCTCCGGCGCACAGAAGGCCGCCTGGCTGGCGCGCAAGTGCCTCTCTGGCAACTTGAGTGTCCGGCCGAGCATGGAGCAGATGGTTGCGGCACTAGAGCAACTACAGGACACCAAGGAGACCGCAGTGAGTGATCAGGGGAAGGAGAGTGGCGGTGGCGCCTGCGGCTTT GTCTGCCATGGTTTTGCTTCTTTATACAGAAGGGGGAAAGACTGGACGTACGAGCGAGCTTTTCGGCTCTGCCCGAAGCTCGCTCCAGCTCGGCCCGTTACAGCTCGGCTTGATAGGATAATGGAGCGGGCCGAG ACAATGGACAAGGAAAAGGGGAAGGCGAGtgggaaggagaaggagaaagagAGGACGTTGGACTCCATTATGAAGATTAAGTTGCCGGTCTCGGGGATACAGAAGGGGAATGGGAAGGGCAATGCAGCAGCTACTATGCGGCTGCCGAAGAAGTTGGCAAATGATTCCAGCAATGTCCCAATCGCTGAGTTGTTGTATAGGGTAAAAAAGAAACCTCCGCCTCGACGTCTCCCTGACCCCACCGGCGCTGGCGTGCGTGCCGTAATAGCCGTTGCCTCCGGCTCCACAAACTACTATGAGAGGGAGGCTACATCTTCCCAG GAGAGGGATGAAGATGAGGAGGAAAATGTTGAGAATATCAAGTTGCCCAAGATTGTTAATGTGGGGGATAACAACAATTG GTTGCTTGCTCTGTCAGCATTAAGATTACTATTTATACAAGAAAGTTACAAGGTAGTTGGATATACTCACTGCATTCCAAATTGA